In Janthinobacterium sp. 67, a genomic segment contains:
- a CDS encoding LysR family transcriptional regulator — translation MDNMAGFTAFVQAAETRSFVAAGRVLGISASAVGKSIARLEERLGVRLFQRSTRSIALTSEGTVFLERCRRILGEIEAAELELSNSKSAPQGRLRVSLPQVGSLLNPVLAAFARAYPLVELDLDFSDRRVDVIEEGYDAVVRAGESADSRLMSRLLGQFQLQLVAAPAYLARHGTPLLPADLAQHTCLLYKFPSSGKVEAWPLPEWPALHAAGLPSLLHCNHVDTLLHFAESGLGIAALPDFAVRAALAAGRLQSLLEGHRQHDGAFRILWPSSRHLTPKLRAFIDFLATHVFPES, via the coding sequence ATGGACAACATGGCGGGATTCACGGCCTTCGTGCAGGCGGCCGAGACGCGCAGTTTTGTGGCGGCGGGCCGCGTGCTCGGCATTTCCGCCTCGGCCGTGGGCAAGAGCATCGCGCGGCTGGAAGAGCGCCTCGGCGTGCGCCTGTTTCAGCGCAGCACGCGCAGCATCGCGCTCACCAGCGAAGGCACCGTGTTTCTCGAACGCTGCCGGCGCATCCTGGGCGAGATCGAAGCGGCCGAGCTGGAGTTATCGAACAGCAAGAGCGCGCCGCAAGGCCGGCTGCGCGTCAGCCTGCCGCAGGTGGGCAGCTTGCTCAATCCCGTGCTGGCCGCGTTCGCGCGCGCCTATCCGCTGGTGGAGCTCGACCTCGATTTCAGCGACCGCCGGGTCGACGTGATCGAAGAAGGCTACGACGCCGTCGTGCGCGCGGGAGAGAGCGCCGACAGCCGTTTGATGAGCCGCCTGCTGGGCCAGTTCCAGCTGCAGCTGGTGGCCGCGCCCGCCTACCTGGCGCGGCACGGCACGCCGCTGCTTCCCGCCGACCTCGCGCAGCACACTTGTTTGCTGTACAAATTTCCCAGCAGCGGCAAGGTCGAGGCCTGGCCCCTGCCCGAGTGGCCTGCCCTGCACGCGGCCGGCTTGCCGTCCCTGCTCCACTGCAACCATGTCGACACCCTGCTGCACTTTGCCGAAAGCGGCCTGGGCATCGCCGCCCTGCCCGACTTCGCCGTGCGCGCCGCGCTGGCCGCAGGCCGCTTGCAGAGCTTGCTGGAAGGCCATCGCCAGCACGACGGCGCCTTCCGCATCCTGTGGCCCAGCAGCCGTCACCTGACGCCGAAACTGCGCGCCTTCATCGATTTCCTGGCCACCCACGTGTTTCCGGAAAGCTGA
- a CDS encoding MFS transporter: MTRPHPIVFLALGLFGVYCIEFGVVGILPMIMQRYGVTAAQAGSLVSLFALVIAVGGPFLVLLATRWRRKRVLIASLLVFALASVVSAYAPRFELLLALRIVPALFHPVYFSLAMVAAAALYPPPQAARAGAHAFTGTSMGMVLGIPLTTWIAAQYGYEASFLACALVNALAALGLYVFLPDTPREAPMAYGRQLAVLRKPALWLTIAAAVLVFAAMFAVYAYAAAYLQQVAGLSARQTGLALVVFGIGGVAGNLFAGRQLGTHVLRTVLLQPVLLGLAYWLLYRYAGSGIGWAPMAVLLLFWGAAHTSGLIVTQVWLSREARDAPAFAIGVYIAAINLGVTVGALAGGMAIARHGMQGALACGALLGMLALAAVAVKAWLYRPSSVGNMVGDAKQ; the protein is encoded by the coding sequence ATGACACGGCCGCATCCCATCGTCTTTCTCGCGCTGGGCCTGTTCGGCGTGTATTGCATCGAGTTTGGCGTGGTCGGCATCTTGCCGATGATCATGCAGCGCTACGGCGTGACGGCCGCGCAGGCGGGCTCGCTGGTGAGCCTGTTCGCCCTCGTCATCGCCGTGGGCGGCCCCTTCCTCGTGCTGCTGGCCACGCGCTGGCGCCGCAAGCGCGTGCTGATCGCGTCCCTGCTCGTGTTCGCGCTGGCCAGCGTGGTGTCGGCGTATGCGCCCCGCTTCGAGCTGCTGCTGGCGCTGCGCATCGTGCCGGCCCTGTTTCATCCTGTGTATTTCTCGCTGGCCATGGTGGCGGCCGCCGCCCTGTACCCGCCGCCGCAGGCGGCGCGGGCCGGCGCGCATGCATTCACGGGCACCAGCATGGGCATGGTGCTGGGCATTCCGCTCACCACCTGGATTGCCGCGCAGTATGGCTACGAGGCATCCTTCCTTGCCTGCGCCCTCGTCAATGCCCTGGCGGCGCTCGGTTTATATGTGTTCCTGCCGGACACGCCACGCGAGGCGCCGATGGCCTACGGGCGCCAGCTGGCCGTGCTGCGCAAACCCGCCCTGTGGCTGACCATTGCCGCCGCCGTGCTGGTGTTTGCCGCCATGTTCGCCGTGTATGCGTATGCGGCCGCGTATCTGCAGCAGGTGGCGGGCTTGTCGGCGCGCCAGACGGGGCTGGCGCTGGTGGTGTTTGGTATCGGTGGCGTGGCGGGCAATCTGTTCGCGGGGCGCCAGCTGGGCACGCACGTGCTGCGCACGGTCTTGCTGCAGCCCGTGCTGCTGGGGCTGGCATACTGGCTGCTGTACCGCTATGCGGGCAGCGGTATCGGCTGGGCGCCCATGGCGGTGCTGTTGCTGTTCTGGGGTGCGGCGCATACGAGCGGGCTGATCGTCACGCAAGTGTGGCTCAGCCGCGAAGCGCGCGATGCGCCCGCGTTCGCCATCGGCGTGTACATCGCCGCCATCAACCTGGGCGTGACGGTGGGGGCTTTGGCGGGAGGCATGGCCATTGCGCGCCATGGCATGCAGGGGGCGCTGGCGTGCGGCGCGCTGCTGGGTATGCTGGCGCTGGCGGCGGTTGCCGTGAAGGCGTGGCTGTACCGCCCCTCGTCAGTCGGCAATATGGTTGGGGATGCGAAACAGTAA
- a CDS encoding serine hydrolase domain-containing protein: MIYNFSSAALSARIDPLLDYVLQQQRLVGAVVLVRQRGQEMYRRAAGYLDREAGTPMVEDAVFRLASVSKPIVSAAALALVGQHRLGLDDLVTRWLPYFAPRQPDGTVAAITVRHLLTHTAGLDYGFFQPPGGPYAQAGVSDGMDASRISLEDNLRRLATVPLAYPPGERWAYSIATDVLGAVIEAVTDLPLAQAVEYLVTAPLAMRDTGFAAADPARLAVAYADRAAGESRPRRLRDEGEDHLPFLDGMAGFTLSPARARDAQAYPSGGAGMVGSAPDFMRLLETLRQGGAPLLPTRLAHQMGTSQTGSFDLPFWPGRGFGLGFTVLTDPLAAATPESVGSWRMGGTYGHSWFVDPAQELSVVAFTNTALEGMAGPFVTELCQAVYGVMEAP, from the coding sequence ATGATTTATAACTTCTCTTCCGCGGCCCTGTCCGCCCGCATCGATCCCTTGCTGGACTATGTTTTGCAGCAGCAGCGCCTGGTGGGCGCCGTCGTGCTGGTGCGCCAGCGTGGCCAGGAAATGTACCGCCGCGCGGCTGGCTACCTGGACCGTGAGGCGGGCACGCCCATGGTTGAGGACGCCGTCTTCCGCCTGGCGTCCGTCAGCAAACCCATCGTCTCGGCGGCCGCGCTGGCGCTGGTGGGACAGCATCGCTTGGGCCTGGACGACCTGGTGACGCGCTGGCTGCCGTATTTTGCGCCGCGCCAGCCGGACGGTACGGTGGCGGCCATCACCGTACGCCACTTGCTCACGCACACTGCCGGGCTCGACTATGGTTTCTTCCAGCCGCCGGGTGGTCCGTATGCGCAGGCCGGGGTGTCGGACGGCATGGATGCGTCGCGCATTTCCCTGGAGGACAACCTGCGCCGCCTGGCTACCGTGCCGCTCGCGTATCCCCCGGGCGAGCGCTGGGCGTATTCGATTGCCACGGACGTGCTGGGCGCCGTGATCGAAGCGGTGACTGATTTGCCGCTGGCGCAGGCCGTGGAATACCTGGTGACGGCGCCGCTGGCCATGCGCGACACGGGTTTTGCGGCGGCCGATCCGGCCCGCCTGGCCGTCGCGTATGCGGACCGGGCTGCGGGAGAGTCCCGGCCGCGCCGCTTGCGCGACGAGGGCGAAGACCATCTGCCGTTTCTCGATGGCATGGCCGGTTTTACCCTGTCACCGGCCCGCGCTCGCGATGCGCAAGCGTATCCGTCCGGCGGCGCCGGTATGGTGGGTTCCGCGCCCGACTTCATGCGTTTGCTGGAAACCTTGCGCCAAGGCGGCGCGCCCCTGCTGCCGACCCGTCTGGCGCATCAGATGGGCACGAGCCAGACGGGCAGCTTCGATTTGCCGTTCTGGCCGGGCCGCGGCTTTGGCCTCGGCTTTACCGTGTTGACGGACCCGCTTGCCGCTGCCACGCCGGAGTCCGTCGGCAGCTGGCGCATGGGCGGCACGTATGGCCATTCGTGGTTTGTCGATCCGGCGCAAGAGCTGTCCGTGGTGGCGTTCACGAATACGGCACTGGAAGGCATGGCGGGGCCGTTCGTGACGGAACTGTGCCAGGCGGTGTATGGCGTGATGGAGGCGCCATGA
- a CDS encoding methyl-accepting chemotaxis protein, which yields MSLTQFKIGTRLGIGFAVVLGLLVAVLLVGLYSMGQLSARTHDIVTDKNVKMAAANTMSDNVRNITLAITSVVVAPTEALVQAELAKIGEARKKYGAAKETLQKKISTDKETALMAELDAALKAGAPLNNKVIELRNAGQTDEAIAFLTQQAAPSLKRVLGALDSLVAYEGEQAAQAATDAETLSASARASMLALGSVAVLLGAFVAWIITRSITQPINAAVSVAETVASGDLSSHIVVNSSDETGRLLGALKAMNTSLLGVVAQVRNGTDAISTASSEIAAGNLDLSSRTEEQASSLEETASAMEELTSTVKQNADNARQANQLAKSASEVAVRGGSIVSQVVDTMGTINASSRKIVDIIGVIDGIAFQTNILALNAAVEAARAGEQGRGFAVVASEVRNLAQRSAGAAKEIKELIAASVANVDTGSRLVNEAGQTMGDIVDSIVRVTDIMGEITSATHEQTIGIEQINMAIAQMDEVTQQNAALVEEAAAASQSMQDQAGELAHVVGFFKTGNHVASATKLAPVRATPAAPAIARPATKPAPARKAVAAAPARRSNAAAESEWEEF from the coding sequence ATGTCACTCACACAATTCAAAATCGGCACCCGGCTCGGGATCGGGTTTGCTGTCGTCCTCGGCCTGCTGGTGGCCGTCTTGCTCGTCGGCCTGTATTCCATGGGACAACTGAGCGCACGCACGCACGACATCGTGACCGACAAGAACGTCAAGATGGCGGCCGCCAATACCATGAGCGACAACGTGCGCAACATCACCCTGGCGATCACGAGCGTGGTGGTGGCGCCGACGGAAGCGCTGGTGCAGGCGGAACTGGCGAAAATTGGCGAAGCGCGCAAGAAGTACGGCGCCGCCAAGGAAACCTTGCAAAAGAAAATCTCGACGGACAAGGAAACGGCGCTGATGGCCGAACTGGACGCGGCCCTGAAAGCGGGCGCGCCGCTGAACAACAAGGTCATCGAACTGCGCAATGCGGGCCAGACGGACGAAGCGATCGCCTTTTTGACGCAGCAGGCGGCGCCGAGCCTGAAGCGCGTGCTGGGCGCGCTCGACAGCCTCGTCGCGTATGAAGGCGAACAGGCGGCGCAGGCGGCAACGGACGCCGAAACGCTGAGCGCCAGCGCGCGCGCCTCCATGCTTGCCCTGGGCAGCGTGGCCGTGCTGCTGGGCGCCTTCGTTGCCTGGATCATCACGCGTTCGATCACCCAGCCCATCAATGCGGCTGTCAGCGTGGCCGAAACCGTCGCGTCGGGCGACTTGTCGTCGCACATCGTCGTCAATTCCAGCGATGAAACGGGCCGCCTGCTGGGCGCCCTGAAAGCCATGAACACCAGCCTGCTGGGCGTGGTGGCGCAAGTGCGCAACGGCACGGATGCGATCTCCACGGCATCGAGCGAAATTGCCGCCGGCAACCTCGATCTGTCGTCCCGCACGGAAGAGCAAGCCAGCTCGCTGGAAGAAACGGCGTCGGCCATGGAAGAGCTGACCTCGACCGTGAAGCAGAACGCGGACAATGCGCGCCAGGCGAACCAGCTGGCGAAAAGCGCGTCGGAAGTGGCCGTGCGCGGCGGCAGCATCGTCTCGCAAGTGGTCGATACCATGGGCACGATCAATGCCTCGTCGCGCAAGATCGTCGACATCATCGGCGTCATCGACGGCATCGCCTTCCAGACGAATATCCTGGCCTTGAACGCGGCCGTGGAAGCGGCGCGCGCGGGCGAACAGGGCCGCGGCTTTGCCGTCGTGGCTTCGGAAGTGCGCAACCTGGCCCAACGATCGGCTGGCGCGGCGAAAGAAATCAAGGAATTGATCGCCGCCTCTGTTGCCAACGTGGACACGGGTTCGCGCCTCGTCAATGAAGCGGGCCAGACCATGGGCGACATCGTCGACAGCATCGTGCGCGTGACCGACATCATGGGCGAAATCACGTCCGCCACGCACGAGCAGACCATCGGCATCGAACAGATCAACATGGCCATCGCGCAAATGGATGAAGTGACGCAGCAAAACGCGGCCCTGGTGGAAGAAGCGGCAGCCGCCTCGCAAAGCATGCAGGACCAGGCGGGCGAACTGGCCCACGTGGTCGGCTTCTTTAAAACCGGCAACCATGTCGCCAGCGCAACCAAGCTGGCGCCTGTGCGCGCCACGCCAGCAGCACCAGCCATCGCGCGCCCCGCAACCAAGCCAGCGCCAGCGCGCAAGGCCGTCGCGGCCGCGCCGGCACGCCGCAGCAATGCGGCTGCAGAGAGCGAATGGGAAGAGTTTTAA
- a CDS encoding DinB family protein — protein MSRCAHICLMADYNQWMNVKVYAAAASLPPGELERERGAFFGSLLATLNHVMVGDTLWLQRYAKHPAGFPLLDPIRAITPPASLTHPLFAAEDFAAMHAHRRWLDQLIIDWAASIREEDLDHLLDYRNSKGPNRREFFSLLMHFFNHQTHHRGQASTLLSQAGIDIGDTDLLFRIPNHIAD, from the coding sequence ATGAGTCGTTGCGCCCACATTTGCCTGATGGCCGATTACAACCAGTGGATGAATGTCAAGGTCTACGCGGCGGCGGCCAGCCTGCCGCCAGGCGAGCTGGAGCGCGAACGGGGCGCCTTTTTCGGCTCCCTGCTGGCCACCTTGAATCACGTGATGGTGGGCGACACCCTGTGGCTGCAGCGCTATGCGAAGCACCCGGCCGGCTTCCCCCTGCTCGATCCCATCCGCGCCATCACGCCGCCCGCGTCGCTCACGCACCCGCTGTTCGCGGCCGAGGATTTTGCCGCCATGCACGCGCACCGGCGGTGGCTGGACCAGCTCATCATCGACTGGGCCGCCTCCATCCGCGAAGAAGACCTGGACCACCTGCTCGACTACCGCAACAGCAAGGGACCGAACCGGCGCGAGTTTTTCAGCCTGCTCATGCATTTCTTCAACCACCAGACGCACCACCGGGGCCAGGCCAGCACCCTGCTGTCGCAGGCGGGCATCGACATTGGCGACACGGATTTACTGTTTCGCATCCCCAACCATATTGCCGACTGA